The Nostoc cf. commune SO-36 genomic sequence TGGTTGACTGCATGACAAGTAACTTGCAGTGCCAAAGCGCGGTAGGATTCTGGGTTAATGGGCATAGGACAAATGACCAATGACTAATGACTAATGACTAATGACTAATTCGATGCCTACGGCGGGCTAACGCCTACGCCACCCCAGAGCGATCGCACAAGTTTATCTGCCAACTCAGATCCAAGTATCTGTGCGACAAATTTATTACCTGGATCACGTTCAGCACCATTACGGCGTAGCGCCAAATCACGAGATGCTAAAGCGGTGCGTGCATCTTCTGGCACAGGTTCAGCTGCATTTACCCAAGTTAGCCAGCGATCGAGTGTTTCGTGTGCAAGTGTGCGCGTTAGTTCGAGGGTATCAAAAGTAGGTGCGCCAGTGTAGCACAATTTAACAGGTGATTGAAATAATCGAAGATACAGACTTTTGCTGGTAAACACTTGGAGGCGCGAATCTTCTTGTAATTTTAAGAATGTTTGATTAACTGGCTCATAATAGCGATCGAGATATTCTAAATCGGTTAAAAGCTCAGTTCGGGCAATGTAATCTATATAAAATAAAATATTTCCATTTGGAAGTGTGCCAAACTCAAAGGCCAAATGAGGAACTTGAATATGCGACTTCAGCCAAGTGGTGAGACGCATAGTACTAAAGTTTGATTTTTCAGGATTTCGTAGCCACGAATGCACTAGCCAGTCAATTTCTTTCCCGGAAAAAGCGGCGAGCGAACCCTTGATATTCCCATCAAGACTGCTGTATTGCTGTAAATTTTCTACAGAAGGGTCTGGATGTAATTCAAAACGAGCGTCTATTTTCTGACGGAGTTCGTTTGTCAAACTCCACAACTGTTCAAACACTGTTTGTACCCTTTTTAGATAATGAATACAAACAAAGCATAATGTCAAAACAAAACAAAACACAAGAATCTAGCTTCTGTGAGAGTTGGTCTTAGGTTAACTTACATCTTGCACCGAACAATTAAAATCGCTGCTATCCGTGATTAAGACCGATGTATTCTGAATTCTGACTTCTGAATTATTCTTCAATTATTGTTTGCTTCTATTGTCTTTGGATAAACTTAATTTAAATAAATAACTCCAGGTAGAAGAGAGAATGTCAAATTTGGGCGATCGCACAGAGTCAAACACTGATAAAGTTTTACTCATCGGAGTTACTGGCGGCACAGGTGGAAATGTCGTTAAGGGATTTCTCGAACAGAAAGTTACCAACCTGCGAGTTATCACTAGAGAAATTGACCTTAATCGTCCAACTCTTGCAAAACTCAACGATGCCGGAGTTGAACTGGTAAAAGCCAACCTCGACGATAAAATCTCCCTCATAGAAGCCTTTACGGGAATTTCGGCTGTTTACTGCCACGCTACTTCTGCGGACTCTGCTAAAATTGACCCGCTAGAGGTGGAGAGAGCAAGGCGAGTTGCACAAGTAGCTAAACAGGCTGACATTAAGCACTTTGTCTACAATTCCGCAGGTGGAGCAGATAGGAATTCCGGAATTCCCCGCATTGAGCAAAAGTATCAAGTAGAGAAAATTCTCAAAGAAGCTGGCTTACCAACTACCATGTTGCGAGCTTGCTTGTTTATGGAAGAGTTTTGGAAGAAGTACACGCGGCCTTCCATCCTCAAAGGTAGTTTCCCATTTTCCATTCAACCAAACAAGCCCCTTCATTTAATTACAACAAAGGACATGGGCCGCGTTGCTGCTTACGTAATTAAACATCCCACTAAGTATATTGGTCAAGAAATTGAGTTAGCTGGCGATGTGCTAACTCCTCTTCAGATGGCAGAGGCATTTTCCCAAGCACAGGAGATGAAAGTTGTCTACAAAGAGACACCCGCCTGGATTTTCTTACTCTTGCTACAAAAGGAACTGTTCGATTTGATTCAGTGGTATCGCAAGCAAGGTTATCAAGCCGATGTCTGGCATTTACGAGAAGAAGAGTTTCCTGGAATTCTGACCACATTTAGGGAATTTTTGGCAGAAACCAACTGGGCAAATCCGGAACTCACCTACGAAAGTCTGTGATTGGACTAGTACACTGCGGCAAAAATTTGCCTTAAGAGCGAAGCTTGAAGTTCACAATGACAAGTTTCCGACTTTTTACTTGGATGTTGTAGTATTAATAGAAAATCCTCGACGCGTAGGTTTAATACTAGCTAACTCTACCTGAAAACTTACCTTATCGGTCATTTCCCCGCTTCTTGCTTCTAAAGTCCACTTACCAGGACGCAAATTCCAAAATAAAGCATTAGCCGAGTTTATATCTAACTTTTCACCATTTAACCACCACTCCACAGGCGCAGATTTATTTCCTACTAACTTAAATTCGAGTTTTTGCTTCTCTTCTTCACCTGGATACACTAAGAATAAATCGCCATGATGTGGAGATAAAATTCTCAAATTGGTAGAAGTAAAATTCAATTGCTGTTGTTTTGCCAACCATTCATCATACTCTGGTGGCAAATTGAATTGATTTTGACCTTCGTAGGCAATTTTATCTTCTGGATAAAAATATTCCTGCACCACTGAGGTACAATCTGGTGTTGGTCGTAACCCCGAAATTGCACAAACAGGTAATTGCACTAAACCTTCTGGAGGTGGAAAGTCTGCTGGTTCTTGATGTTCGTGCAGGTGTAACATAATTCGATTCCACAAGGGTGCTGCGCCTGTCACGCCTGAAACTTGTCGCATCGGTTCGCCGTTGAAATTGCCTACCCAAGTAGCGACGGTGTAATTTGTGGTGAAGCCAACTGTCCAAGTATCACGAAAGTTGGAAGAAGTGCCAGTTTTAACAGCAACAGGGAAAGGTAAATTTAACACTGAGTCTACACCAAATGCTGTTGCACGAGCATGATTATCACTAAGCATGTTGGTGATTAATTGCCATATTGTCGTCGAATTTTGGATTTTAGATTTTGGATTTTGGATTGGGGAATCTGAAAATGTGCTTACTAGCGGTGTAGCTTCTCCGAGTCGTGCCATAGTAAGGTAGGCACGGGCTAATTCCCAGAGACTAACTTCGCCACTACCGAGAGTTAACCCTAAACCGTAATATTCTGGGGTTTGATTAAGGTGTTCAAAGCCCAGTTGATGCAGACGTTCTAAGAAAGTTTCCACACCTACTTTTTCTAAAACCCTCACTGCGGGGACATTTAGGGAATTTGCTAAAGCGATTCGCACCCGCACAGGGCCAAGAAAGCTTTCGGTGTAATCTGTGGGGCTATAAAGTTTCGCGCCGGGAATGGCATAATGGGCGGGTAGATCTGCCAAAATGGTATTTGGGCGGATTAAACCTTTTTCTAAAGCTAATTCATACACAAAAGGCTTGAGAGTAGAACCTGGTTGACGTAGAGCCTGTACTCCATCGTTGCGTCCCAGTTTGGCTTCATTAAAGTAATCTGGTGAACCAACATAAGCCAAAATTTCGCCGGTGTGGTTGTCAATTACCAACGCAGCTGCATCATGGACATTGTTGGCGGCGAGAGAAGAAATCACCTGTTGCACCTGCGCTTCGACAAACTGCTGTAAAGGGCGATTTATCGTGGTGCGAATAACGGATTGATCCCCCCTAACCCCCCTTAAAAAGGGGGGGATTAAGACCCCTTTTTCAAGGGAGGTTGAGGGGATTTGATTGGCTAACCAAAATAAAAAGTGTGGTGCGGCGATAATTCCTTGTTGGCGAGATTGAAACACAACCTTTTCGGTGGATGTTCGGGCTGCGATCGCACCACTAATATACTTTTCCTGTACCATCCGATTAAGGACGTATTTTTGTCGCTGCTTCAACCGTTCCCAATGCTGGTAAGGGTTAAAGTATGTGGGATTATTAGGAATAGCAGCCAACAAACTAGCTTGAGCAAGATTCAACTCATTAGCTGGGATGGAAAAATAAGTCTGCGCGGCTGCTTCCACACCATATATATTGCCTCCCATTGGCAGGCGATTGATATATGCAGAGAGAATTTCATCTTTGTTCATCCCTGCTACTAACCGCCAAGATAGC encodes the following:
- a CDS encoding red chlorophyll catabolite reductase, which gives rise to MFEQLWSLTNELRQKIDARFELHPDPSVENLQQYSSLDGNIKGSLAAFSGKEIDWLVHSWLRNPEKSNFSTMRLTTWLKSHIQVPHLAFEFGTLPNGNILFYIDYIARTELLTDLEYLDRYYEPVNQTFLKLQEDSRLQVFTSKSLYLRLFQSPVKLCYTGAPTFDTLELTRTLAHETLDRWLTWVNAAEPVPEDARTALASRDLALRRNGAERDPGNKFVAQILGSELADKLVRSLWGGVGVSPP
- a CDS encoding NmrA family NAD(P)-binding protein; this translates as MSNLGDRTESNTDKVLLIGVTGGTGGNVVKGFLEQKVTNLRVITREIDLNRPTLAKLNDAGVELVKANLDDKISLIEAFTGISAVYCHATSADSAKIDPLEVERARRVAQVAKQADIKHFVYNSAGGADRNSGIPRIEQKYQVEKILKEAGLPTTMLRACLFMEEFWKKYTRPSILKGSFPFSIQPNKPLHLITTKDMGRVAAYVIKHPTKYIGQEIELAGDVLTPLQMAEAFSQAQEMKVVYKETPAWIFLLLLQKELFDLIQWYRKQGYQADVWHLREEEFPGILTTFREFLAETNWANPELTYESL
- the pbpC gene encoding penicillin-binding protein 1C, with translation MKLILRSLLKLKRTSKVILAVLVICLVVRLLPYFAPIRAADIAQNQLAMQFSDRNGLPLGTLLTRDQEHTSVVPLNQVSPQFIHAILAAEDGSFYYHGALDMKAIIRASKEAIHAKRIVSGASTITMQLARMLDPVPRSVSGKLSEIWLSWRLVAGMNKDEILSAYINRLPMGGNIYGVEAAAQTYFSIPANELNLAQASLLAAIPNNPTYFNPYQHWERLKQRQKYVLNRMVQEKYISGAIAARTSTEKVVFQSRQQGIIAAPHFLFWLANQIPSTSLEKGVLIPPFLRGVRGDQSVIRTTINRPLQQFVEAQVQQVISSLAANNVHDAAALVIDNHTGEILAYVGSPDYFNEAKLGRNDGVQALRQPGSTLKPFVYELALEKGLIRPNTILADLPAHYAIPGAKLYSPTDYTESFLGPVRVRIALANSLNVPAVRVLEKVGVETFLERLHQLGFEHLNQTPEYYGLGLTLGSGEVSLWELARAYLTMARLGEATPLVSTFSDSPIQNPKSKIQNSTTIWQLITNMLSDNHARATAFGVDSVLNLPFPVAVKTGTSSNFRDTWTVGFTTNYTVATWVGNFNGEPMRQVSGVTGAAPLWNRIMLHLHEHQEPADFPPPEGLVQLPVCAISGLRPTPDCTSVVQEYFYPEDKIAYEGQNQFNLPPEYDEWLAKQQQLNFTSTNLRILSPHHGDLFLVYPGEEEKQKLEFKLVGNKSAPVEWWLNGEKLDINSANALFWNLRPGKWTLEARSGEMTDKVSFQVELASIKPTRRGFSINTTTSK